One stretch of Rathayibacter festucae DSM 15932 DNA includes these proteins:
- a CDS encoding NUDIX domain-containing protein, whose amino-acid sequence MTDATDSVPSDAPASDVLLSDELVEPEILTSERVFDGMVWGVRAETFRYGDGELRREFLDHTGAVAVLALDDEDRVALIKQYRHPVRTREWEIPAGLLDIEGEDALVAAQRELGEETDLRAGRWDLLSEFATSPGGSDEVIRIYLARDLSATDAAFEREAEEADMELRWVALDEAVDAVLARRVQNPSLCLAVLAAHAFRARGWAGLGDASSPWTRHPRVRRG is encoded by the coding sequence ATGACTGACGCGACCGACTCCGTGCCCTCGGACGCGCCGGCCTCTGACGTCCTGCTCTCGGACGAGCTCGTCGAGCCCGAGATCCTCACCAGCGAGCGCGTCTTCGACGGCATGGTCTGGGGCGTCCGCGCCGAGACCTTCCGCTACGGCGACGGCGAGCTGCGCCGGGAGTTCCTCGACCACACGGGCGCCGTCGCGGTGCTCGCCCTGGACGACGAGGACCGCGTCGCGCTGATCAAGCAGTACCGCCACCCCGTGCGCACCCGCGAGTGGGAGATCCCGGCCGGCCTCCTCGACATCGAGGGGGAGGACGCCCTCGTCGCCGCGCAGCGCGAGCTGGGGGAGGAGACCGACCTGCGGGCCGGACGCTGGGACCTGCTCTCGGAGTTCGCCACCTCGCCCGGCGGCAGCGACGAGGTGATCCGCATCTACCTGGCGCGCGATCTCTCCGCCACCGACGCCGCCTTCGAGCGCGAGGCGGAGGAGGCCGACATGGAGCTGCGCTGGGTCGCGCTCGACGAGGCCGTCGACGCCGTGCTCGCGCGCCGGGTGCAGAACCCGTCGCTGTGCCTCGCGGTGCTCGCGGCGCACGCCTTCCGCGCACGCGGCTGGGCCGGGCTCGGCGACGCCTCCTCGCCGTGGACGCGGCACCCGCGGGTCCGCCGGGGGTGA
- the scpB gene encoding SMC-Scp complex subunit ScpB — translation MTSESASTDSAAVAGPGTVAFEIDRAVEAILMIADEPQSLAALATALSRPIPVVRQSVERLAADFDGADGGIRRGFELREVGGGWRVYVRREYDSVVSDFVLTQNPTKLSQAALETLAVIAYKQPISRGQVAQIRAVNVDSVARTLLGRGLIAEVGSDPETGAVLYGTTEQLLVHLGLASLDELPKISPLLSDGRNGFDERA, via the coding sequence ATGACCAGTGAATCCGCGAGCACCGACTCCGCGGCCGTCGCCGGTCCCGGGACCGTCGCGTTCGAGATCGACCGCGCCGTCGAGGCGATCCTGATGATCGCGGACGAGCCGCAGTCGCTCGCCGCGCTCGCCACGGCGCTCTCGCGGCCGATCCCGGTCGTCCGGCAGTCGGTCGAGCGGCTCGCCGCCGACTTCGACGGCGCGGACGGCGGCATCCGCCGCGGCTTCGAGCTGCGCGAGGTCGGCGGGGGCTGGCGGGTCTACGTGCGCCGCGAGTACGACTCCGTCGTCTCGGACTTCGTGCTGACTCAGAACCCGACCAAGCTGTCGCAGGCCGCGCTCGAGACGCTCGCGGTCATCGCTTACAAGCAGCCGATCTCGCGTGGCCAGGTCGCGCAGATCCGCGCGGTCAACGTCGACTCCGTCGCGCGCACCCTCCTCGGCCGCGGCCTGATCGCGGAGGTCGGCAGCGACCCCGAGACCGGCGCGGTCCTCTACGGCACCACCGAGCAATTGCTCGTCCATCTCGGCCTCGCCTCGCTCGACGAGCTGCCGAAGATCTCCCCCCTACTGAGCGACGGACGGAACGGATTCGATGAGCGCGCCTGA
- a CDS encoding prephenate dehydrogenase, producing the protein MRTTGTVRVVGSGLLGASIGLGLASRGVDVVLDDASPASLSLAIDYGAGRAATADDRPVLIVVCVPPDVVSGVVERELAAFPEAVVTDVASVKMQPLRELRARGLDLSRYIGSHPMAGRERGGPVAARGDLFVGRPWVICRDGETPPEALARVEALALDLGGSIIEMGPEEHDRSVGLVSHAPQVISSLLGQRLVDAPNDALRLAGQGVRDVSRLAASAPELWVQILGANREHVVAVLDAFRDDVAAVADALRDLDAPGARRLLAEHLAAGNAGVARLPGKHGQDQRFSTLIVLVDDTPGTLARLFVEIGEAGVNLEDVRLEHAEGRRVGLAEISVVPEAVGPLTEELTARGWRIAG; encoded by the coding sequence ATGCGGACGACGGGGACGGTGCGGGTGGTCGGCTCCGGCCTGCTCGGCGCGTCGATCGGCCTGGGCCTCGCCTCGCGCGGGGTCGACGTCGTCCTCGACGACGCCTCGCCCGCCAGCCTCTCGCTCGCCATCGACTACGGGGCCGGCCGCGCCGCGACCGCCGACGACCGGCCCGTGCTGATCGTGGTCTGCGTGCCGCCGGACGTCGTCTCCGGCGTCGTCGAGCGCGAGCTGGCCGCGTTCCCCGAGGCGGTCGTCACCGACGTGGCGAGCGTCAAGATGCAGCCGCTGCGCGAGCTGCGCGCCCGCGGCCTCGACCTCAGCCGCTACATCGGCTCGCACCCGATGGCCGGTCGCGAGCGCGGCGGCCCGGTCGCGGCCCGCGGCGACCTCTTCGTCGGGCGCCCGTGGGTGATCTGCCGTGACGGCGAGACGCCGCCCGAGGCGCTCGCCCGGGTCGAGGCGCTCGCGCTCGACCTCGGCGGCTCGATCATCGAGATGGGCCCGGAGGAGCACGACCGCTCGGTCGGCCTCGTCTCGCACGCGCCGCAGGTGATCTCCTCCCTGCTCGGGCAGCGGCTCGTCGACGCGCCGAACGACGCCCTGCGGCTCGCGGGCCAGGGCGTGCGCGACGTCTCGCGGCTCGCCGCCTCCGCTCCGGAGCTGTGGGTGCAGATCCTCGGCGCGAACCGCGAGCACGTGGTCGCCGTGCTCGACGCCTTCCGCGACGACGTCGCCGCGGTCGCCGACGCGCTGCGCGACCTCGACGCCCCGGGTGCCCGCCGCCTGCTCGCCGAGCACCTCGCCGCGGGCAACGCCGGCGTCGCCCGCCTGCCCGGCAAGCACGGCCAGGACCAGCGCTTCTCCACCCTGATCGTCCTCGTCGACGACACCCCGGGCACTCTCGCCCGGCTGTTCGTCGAGATCGGCGAGGCCGGGGTCAACCTGGAGGACGTGCGCCTCGAGCATGCGGAGGGGCGCCGCGTGGGCCTCGCCGAGATCTCGGTGGTGCCGGAGGCTGTCGGCCCGCTGACCGAGGAACTGACCGCACGCGGCTGGAGGATCGCCGGATGA
- the xerD gene encoding site-specific tyrosine recombinase XerD has protein sequence MTPPAIADAFLRQASVERGLSAHTIAAYRRDLGLYLGWLEERGVTDLATLRRSDVGEFASWLAARAERPLAASSRARILSSVRGLHRFALEEGRVADDVAHDVLPPKLPMTLPKAITVEQMASLLEAARGEELSELRDRALLELLYATGARISEAVDLSVDDVFDSEVVRLTGKGSKQRMVPLGSFAREAVQDYLVRARPELSRRGRATPALFLGVRGSRLSRQSAWLVIRAVAEKAGLDREISPHTFRHSFATHLLAGGADVRVVQELLGHASVATTQIYTLVTADTLRDVYTTAHPRARR, from the coding sequence GTGACTCCACCCGCGATCGCCGACGCCTTCCTCCGGCAGGCGAGCGTCGAGCGCGGACTCTCGGCGCACACGATCGCCGCCTACCGGCGCGATCTGGGGCTCTACCTCGGCTGGCTCGAGGAGCGCGGGGTCACCGATCTCGCGACGCTCCGGCGCTCGGACGTGGGGGAGTTCGCGTCCTGGTTGGCGGCTCGGGCTGAGCGGCCGCTCGCGGCGAGCTCGCGGGCGCGGATCCTCTCGAGCGTGCGCGGGCTGCACCGCTTCGCGCTGGAGGAGGGGCGCGTCGCCGACGACGTCGCCCACGACGTGCTGCCGCCCAAGCTGCCGATGACGCTGCCCAAGGCGATCACGGTCGAGCAGATGGCGTCGCTGCTCGAGGCGGCCCGGGGCGAGGAGCTGTCGGAGCTGCGCGATCGGGCGCTGCTGGAGCTGCTCTACGCCACCGGGGCGCGCATCTCGGAGGCGGTGGACCTGAGCGTCGACGACGTCTTCGACTCGGAGGTGGTGCGGCTGACCGGCAAGGGCTCGAAGCAGAGGATGGTGCCGCTCGGGAGCTTCGCGCGCGAGGCGGTGCAGGACTACCTGGTGCGGGCGCGGCCCGAGCTGTCGCGACGCGGGCGGGCGACGCCGGCGCTGTTCCTCGGGGTGCGCGGGAGCCGGCTGTCGCGGCAGAGCGCGTGGCTGGTCATCCGCGCGGTCGCGGAGAAGGCGGGGCTGGATCGCGAGATCTCGCCGCACACCTTCCGGCACTCCTTCGCGACGCACCTGCTCGCGGGCGGGGCGGACGTGCGGGTGGTGCAGGAGCTGCTGGGGCACGCCTCGGTGGCGACGACGCAGATCTACACGCTGGTGACGGCGGACACGCTGCGCGACGTGTACACGACGGCGCACCCGCGGGCGCGGCGCTGA
- a CDS encoding CTP synthase: MLRWNPVVDNSNSGLSSSSSDTSAAGRDTAPAKVTKHIFVTGGVVSSLGKGLTAASLGNLLTARGLRVVMQKLDPYLNVDPGTMNPFQHGEVFVTDDGAETDLDIGHYERFLDINLNQAANVTTGQIYSRVIARERAGEYLGDTVQVIPHITDEIKRRMRLQAEDDPQPDVIITEIGGTVGDIESQPFIESARQVRHELGRRNVFFVHVSLVPFMGASGEQKTKPTQHSVAALRSIGIQPDALVLRSDRPVSESNKRKIALMCDVDEQAVVNAKDVASIYEIPSMLNEQGLDSYIIDQLDLSAGEVVWDGWSQLLEAVHEPKHEVTIGLVGKYIDLPDAYLSVTEALRAGGFAQQTKVVLRWIASDGLEDPEAAAKALSELDGICVPGGFGIRGIEGKLGALRFARENGIPTLGLCLGLQCMVIEYARNEAGLEGASSSEFDPETEFPVIATMAEQVEILAAGDMGGTMRLGLYTADLAEGSIVAEVYGAPQAAERHRHRYEVNNGYRDRIAEAGLWFSGTSPDGSLVEYVELPREKHPFYVGTQAHPELRSRPNNAHPLFKGLVTAALERQEASRLFPASEAGSDD, translated from the coding sequence CTGTTACGGTGGAACCCCGTGGTGGACAATTCGAACTCGGGCCTTTCCTCTTCCTCTTCCGACACTTCTGCGGCCGGGCGCGACACCGCCCCCGCGAAGGTCACGAAGCACATCTTCGTCACGGGCGGGGTCGTCTCCTCGCTCGGCAAGGGCCTGACGGCCGCCAGCCTCGGCAACCTGCTCACCGCGCGCGGACTGCGCGTCGTGATGCAGAAGCTCGACCCCTACCTCAACGTGGATCCCGGGACGATGAACCCGTTCCAGCACGGCGAGGTCTTCGTGACCGACGACGGCGCCGAGACCGACCTCGACATCGGGCACTACGAGCGCTTCCTCGACATCAACCTCAACCAGGCGGCGAACGTCACCACCGGTCAGATCTACTCCCGGGTGATCGCCCGCGAGCGGGCCGGCGAGTACCTCGGCGACACGGTCCAGGTCATCCCGCACATCACCGACGAGATCAAGCGCCGCATGCGCCTGCAGGCCGAGGACGACCCGCAGCCCGACGTGATCATCACCGAGATCGGCGGCACCGTCGGCGACATTGAGTCGCAGCCCTTCATCGAGTCGGCCCGCCAGGTGCGCCACGAGCTCGGCCGCCGCAACGTCTTCTTCGTGCACGTCTCGCTCGTGCCGTTCATGGGCGCCTCCGGCGAGCAGAAGACCAAGCCGACCCAGCACTCCGTCGCCGCGTTGCGCTCGATCGGCATCCAGCCGGACGCGCTGGTGCTGCGCAGTGACCGGCCGGTGTCGGAGTCGAACAAGCGCAAGATCGCGCTGATGTGCGACGTCGACGAGCAGGCCGTGGTCAACGCGAAGGACGTCGCGTCGATCTACGAGATCCCCTCGATGCTCAACGAGCAGGGGCTCGACTCCTACATCATCGACCAGCTCGACCTGTCGGCCGGCGAGGTCGTCTGGGACGGCTGGTCGCAGCTGCTCGAGGCCGTGCACGAGCCCAAGCACGAGGTGACCATCGGCCTGGTCGGCAAGTACATCGACCTGCCCGACGCGTACCTCTCGGTCACCGAGGCGCTGCGCGCCGGCGGCTTCGCGCAGCAGACCAAGGTCGTCCTGCGCTGGATCGCGTCCGACGGACTCGAGGACCCGGAGGCGGCCGCGAAGGCGCTCTCCGAGCTCGACGGCATCTGCGTCCCCGGCGGCTTCGGCATCCGCGGCATCGAGGGCAAGCTCGGCGCGCTGCGCTTCGCCCGGGAGAACGGCATCCCGACCCTGGGCCTGTGCCTGGGGCTGCAGTGCATGGTGATCGAGTACGCGCGAAACGAGGCCGGGCTCGAGGGCGCGTCGTCCTCCGAGTTCGACCCGGAGACCGAGTTCCCCGTCATCGCGACGATGGCCGAGCAGGTCGAGATCCTCGCCGCCGGCGACATGGGCGGCACGATGCGCCTGGGTCTCTACACGGCCGACCTCGCCGAGGGCTCGATCGTCGCGGAGGTCTACGGAGCGCCGCAGGCGGCGGAGCGCCACCGCCACCGCTACGAGGTGAACAACGGCTACCGCGACCGCATCGCCGAGGCCGGCCTCTGGTTCTCGGGGACGTCCCCGGACGGCAGCCTCGTCGAGTACGTCGAGCTGCCGCGCGAGAAGCACCCGTTCTACGTCGGCACGCAGGCTCACCCCGAGCTGCGCTCGCGGCCGAACAACGCGCACCCGCTGTTCAAGGGGCTCGTGACCGCGGCGCTCGAGCGCCAGGAGGCGTCGCGGCTGTTCCCGGCGTCGGAGGCCGGCTCCGATGACTGA
- a CDS encoding ParA family protein encodes MTRKTDDKAELTGLEAPTLGPTGRPLRDFPLPVELTGHGPARIISLCNQKGGVGKTTTTINLGATLAEYGRRVLAIDFDPQGALSAGLGVATYDAITIYDLLLGTVKDPSEAIRPTRVPGLDIIPANIDLSAAEVHLVNEVARETILARVLRKVSADYDVILIDCQPSLGLLTVNALTASHGVLIPLECEFFALRGVALLIETIDKVRDRLNPVIELDGILPTMYDSRTLHSREVLDRVVDAFGDSVLETVIGRTVKFPDASVSGVPITTFAPEHNAAKAYRKLARELISRGAVA; translated from the coding sequence GTGACACGCAAGACGGACGACAAGGCCGAGCTCACCGGTCTCGAAGCCCCGACGCTCGGCCCGACCGGCCGGCCCCTGCGCGACTTCCCGCTCCCGGTGGAGCTGACCGGGCACGGGCCCGCGCGCATCATCTCGCTCTGCAACCAGAAGGGCGGCGTCGGCAAGACGACGACGACCATCAACCTGGGTGCGACGCTCGCCGAGTACGGCCGCCGCGTGCTGGCCATCGACTTCGACCCGCAGGGCGCGCTGTCCGCCGGGCTCGGCGTCGCCACCTACGACGCGATCACGATCTACGACCTGCTGCTAGGCACCGTCAAGGACCCGAGCGAGGCGATCCGCCCGACCCGCGTCCCGGGCCTGGACATCATCCCCGCGAACATCGACCTGTCGGCCGCGGAGGTGCACCTCGTCAACGAGGTCGCCCGCGAGACGATCCTGGCTCGCGTGCTCCGCAAGGTCAGCGCCGACTACGACGTGATCCTGATCGACTGCCAGCCGTCGCTGGGCCTGCTCACCGTGAACGCGCTCACCGCGAGCCACGGCGTGCTCATCCCGCTCGAGTGCGAGTTCTTCGCCCTGCGCGGAGTCGCGCTGCTGATCGAGACGATCGACAAGGTCCGCGACCGGCTCAACCCGGTCATCGAGCTCGACGGCATCCTGCCGACCATGTACGACTCGCGCACGCTGCACTCGCGCGAGGTGCTCGACCGGGTGGTCGACGCCTTCGGCGACAGCGTGCTCGAGACCGTGATCGGGCGCACGGTGAAGTTCCCCGACGCGAGCGTGTCGGGGGTGCCGATCACCACGTTCGCGCCGGAGCACAACGCGGCGAAGGCGTACCGCAAGCTCGCCAGGGAGCTGATCTCGCGTGGCGCGGTCGCCTGA
- the recN gene encoding DNA repair protein RecN, with product MLEELQIRDLGVIAEATLPLGPGFTAVTGETGAGKTMVVTALGLVLGARSDASAVRSGSKQAWVSGRWLVPEEGAVADRVHDAGGDLDGPELLLARSVSAEGRGRAVVGGRSAPVSVLSELADQLVVVHGQSDQIRLRSAAAQRDALDRFGGPELGEALRDYASAFERWRANREELDELTTARESRAREAERLRSALAEIEVVAPQRGEDVELSTQSERLGSIEQLRIAAGEAREAVSSEELDGRDALGLVEIARRVLERAAEHDAALEPLTQTLGEASVLLGDVAAGLSSYLAELDLDGAHDLELIENRRAELSALARTYGPTLDDVLDLVDSSGLRLLELDGDDERIAALEADTAADADLVERLADRLTELRTAAAAELGARVSDELTALAMADARLHVQVGSASEPTVHGRDTVEMLLQPHTGATPRALAKGASGGELSRVMLAIEVVVAANDPVPTFVFDEVDAGVGGAAAIEIGRRLARLAETSQVIVVTHLAQVAAFATNHLRVEKGSDGSVTSSAVTQLDAEERVSEMARLLSGLTDSENALAHARELLESSRRR from the coding sequence ATGCTCGAGGAGCTGCAGATCCGCGACCTCGGCGTCATCGCCGAGGCGACCCTCCCGCTCGGACCGGGATTCACCGCCGTCACCGGCGAGACCGGTGCCGGCAAGACCATGGTCGTGACCGCCCTGGGCCTCGTGCTCGGCGCGCGCTCCGACGCGTCCGCCGTCCGCTCCGGCAGCAAGCAGGCCTGGGTGTCGGGCCGCTGGCTCGTGCCCGAGGAGGGCGCGGTCGCAGATCGCGTCCACGACGCCGGCGGCGACCTCGACGGACCCGAGCTGCTGCTCGCCCGCTCGGTCTCGGCCGAGGGGCGCGGCCGCGCCGTCGTCGGCGGCCGCAGCGCCCCGGTCAGCGTGCTCAGCGAGCTGGCCGATCAGCTCGTCGTGGTGCACGGGCAGTCGGATCAGATCCGGCTCCGCTCGGCCGCCGCGCAGCGCGACGCGCTCGACCGCTTCGGCGGACCCGAGCTGGGGGAGGCCCTGCGCGACTACGCGAGCGCCTTCGAGCGCTGGCGGGCCAACCGCGAGGAGCTCGACGAGCTGACCACAGCACGCGAGTCGCGGGCACGCGAGGCGGAGCGACTTCGCAGCGCGCTCGCCGAGATCGAGGTGGTCGCCCCGCAGCGCGGCGAGGACGTCGAGCTCTCGACGCAGTCCGAGCGGCTCGGCAGCATCGAGCAGCTGCGCATCGCCGCGGGCGAGGCCCGCGAGGCCGTGTCCTCGGAGGAGCTCGACGGCCGGGACGCCCTGGGCCTCGTCGAGATCGCCCGCCGGGTGCTCGAGCGCGCCGCGGAGCACGACGCGGCACTCGAGCCGCTGACCCAGACCCTCGGCGAGGCGTCGGTGCTGCTCGGCGACGTCGCGGCCGGCCTCTCCTCCTACCTCGCCGAGCTCGACCTCGACGGCGCGCACGACCTCGAGCTGATCGAGAACCGCCGGGCGGAGCTCTCCGCCCTGGCCCGCACCTACGGACCGACCCTCGACGACGTGCTCGACCTGGTCGACTCCTCCGGCCTGCGGCTGCTCGAGCTCGACGGCGACGACGAGCGGATCGCGGCCCTCGAGGCGGACACCGCCGCCGACGCCGATCTGGTCGAGCGGCTCGCCGACCGGCTGACCGAGCTGCGCACCGCGGCCGCCGCCGAGCTGGGTGCGCGGGTGAGCGACGAGCTGACCGCGCTGGCCATGGCCGACGCGCGCCTGCACGTGCAGGTCGGCAGCGCGAGCGAGCCGACGGTGCACGGGCGGGACACGGTCGAGATGCTGCTGCAGCCGCACACCGGGGCCACTCCGCGCGCGCTCGCGAAGGGCGCCTCCGGGGGAGAGCTCTCGCGGGTGATGCTCGCGATCGAGGTGGTCGTGGCGGCGAACGATCCGGTGCCGACGTTCGTCTTCGACGAGGTCGATGCAGGCGTCGGCGGTGCGGCGGCGATCGAGATCGGTCGCCGGCTCGCGCGCCTGGCCGAGACGTCGCAGGTCATTGTCGTGACGCACCTGGCCCAGGTCGCGGCCTTCGCGACCAACCACCTCCGGGTCGAGAAGGGCTCGGACGGCTCGGTCACCTCGAGTGCGGTGACGCAGCTGGACGCTGAAGAGCGGGTCTCCGAGATGGCGCGCCTGCTCTCCGGGCTGACCGACTCCGAGAACGCCCTGGCGCATGCGCGCGAGCTGCTCGAGTCGAGCCGGCGGCGCTGA
- a CDS encoding segregation and condensation protein A, producing MARSPEALLLDQEADTAPVSRGFTVALSNFEGPFDLLLSLIAKQQVDITEIALSAVTDEFLSYLHGIDTAEGLDRASEFLVVAATLLDLKIAGLLPQGELVDAEDAAMLEARDLLFARLLQYRAFKQVSAWFAERIDAETGRHVRQVPLEEEFRAKKPELVWTLSPEDFAALAAFALAPREIPTVGLDHLHAPLISIREQAAYIVAVLRERTTATFRELVADADEKGVIVARFIAVLELYRHAAIAFEQPEPLGELTLQWVAENWSDASLAHLGADYDQ from the coding sequence GTGGCGCGGTCGCCTGAGGCGCTCCTGCTCGACCAGGAGGCGGACACCGCCCCCGTCTCCCGCGGCTTCACCGTCGCGCTGTCGAACTTCGAGGGGCCCTTCGACCTCCTGCTGAGCCTGATCGCCAAGCAGCAGGTCGACATCACCGAGATCGCGCTGAGCGCTGTGACGGACGAGTTCCTCTCCTACCTGCACGGCATCGACACCGCGGAGGGACTCGACCGCGCCTCGGAGTTCCTCGTGGTCGCCGCGACCCTGCTCGACCTGAAGATCGCCGGGCTCCTGCCGCAGGGCGAGCTGGTCGACGCGGAGGATGCGGCGATGCTCGAGGCGCGCGACCTGCTCTTCGCCCGGCTCCTGCAGTACCGAGCCTTCAAGCAGGTGTCGGCGTGGTTCGCCGAGCGGATCGACGCCGAGACCGGCCGGCACGTGCGCCAGGTACCGCTCGAGGAGGAGTTCCGCGCGAAGAAGCCGGAGCTGGTCTGGACGCTCTCGCCCGAGGACTTCGCGGCGCTCGCCGCCTTCGCGCTCGCGCCGCGCGAGATCCCGACCGTGGGCCTCGACCATCTGCACGCGCCGCTGATCAGCATCCGCGAGCAGGCCGCGTACATCGTGGCCGTGCTGCGCGAGCGGACCACGGCGACCTTCCGCGAGCTCGTCGCCGATGCGGACGAGAAGGGTGTGATCGTGGCGCGCTTCATCGCCGTGCTCGAGCTCTACCGGCACGCCGCGATCGCGTTCGAGCAGCCGGAGCCGCTCGGCGAGCTGACCCTGCAGTGGGTGGCGGAGAACTGGTCGGACGCGAGCCTCGCGCACCTGGGGGCCGACTATGACCAGTGA
- the cmk gene encoding (d)CMP kinase has translation MSTEQNRQEGGLNRMTPARRAQQSIPEDGGAAPERASGSHTDDVPDFGDAVVVAIDGPAGSGKSSVSREAARRLDFEFLDTGAAYRALAWHGLDTGLDFADENAIVDALDGFDYSIGTDPESYSVWVGRTEVTAAIREPRVTGQVSAVAKVPEVRRRITLLFRRIIGETRKAGIIVEGRDITTVVAPTAGVRILLTASEEARMARRSREVTTQSAEATGQALRSRDRADSQVVDFMNAADGVTLLDSTHLDFEQTVDAVIAEVRTSRARADHGTGHARR, from the coding sequence ATGAGCACGGAGCAGAACAGGCAGGAGGGCGGCCTGAACCGGATGACGCCCGCCCGCCGCGCCCAGCAGAGCATCCCGGAGGACGGGGGAGCGGCGCCCGAGCGCGCGAGCGGCTCGCACACCGACGACGTGCCCGACTTCGGCGACGCGGTCGTCGTCGCGATCGACGGACCGGCCGGCAGCGGCAAGTCGAGCGTCTCGCGCGAGGCGGCCCGACGGCTCGACTTCGAGTTTCTCGACACCGGCGCCGCGTACCGCGCGCTCGCCTGGCACGGCCTCGACACCGGGCTCGACTTCGCCGACGAGAACGCGATCGTCGACGCGCTCGACGGCTTCGACTACTCCATCGGCACCGACCCCGAGTCGTACTCCGTCTGGGTCGGCCGGACCGAGGTGACCGCGGCCATCCGCGAGCCCCGGGTGACCGGTCAGGTCTCGGCCGTGGCCAAGGTCCCGGAGGTGCGCCGGCGGATCACGCTGCTGTTCCGCCGCATCATCGGCGAGACCCGGAAGGCCGGCATCATCGTCGAGGGGCGCGACATCACGACGGTCGTGGCGCCGACCGCCGGGGTGCGGATCCTCCTGACGGCGAGCGAAGAGGCTAGGATGGCGAGGCGTTCGCGCGAAGTCACCACGCAATCCGCTGAAGCGACGGGTCAGGCACTGCGGTCCAGGGACCGCGCCGACTCCCAGGTGGTGGACTTCATGAACGCCGCAGACGGAGTCACTCTTCTCGACTCCACTCACCTCGACTTCGAGCAGACCGTCGATGCGGTCATCGCCGAGGTCCGAACTTCGAGAGCAAGGGCCGATCATGGCACAGGACACGCACGTCGGTGA
- a CDS encoding NAD kinase yields MQSPPGERNILVIAHTGRADSLEAAILVVGRLRGSGARPVLCADDKGDIVRTAPELSDVAVLGADVTLEEIELVFVLGGDGTILRAAEIVRTGTAPLLGVNLGHVGFLAESERDDLDDAVARALDGDYAVEERMTLHVRVKIDDAVVYETWALNEATVEKGSRERMLEVMVGVDGRPLSSFGCDGIVVSTPTGSTAYAFSGGGPVVWPTLEAMLLVPLSAHALFARPLVVGPDSSLAVEVKERTDGVGVLWADGRRTYELPPGARVVYRRSPVPVRFARLHDAPFTDRLVQKFGLPIRGWRGSAETE; encoded by the coding sequence ATGCAGTCCCCTCCTGGCGAGCGCAACATCCTCGTCATCGCCCACACCGGACGGGCGGACTCCCTCGAAGCGGCGATCCTCGTGGTCGGACGCCTCCGCGGGTCCGGAGCCCGGCCCGTGCTCTGCGCCGACGACAAGGGCGACATCGTCCGCACCGCGCCCGAGCTCAGCGACGTGGCCGTCCTCGGTGCCGACGTCACGCTGGAGGAGATCGAGCTGGTCTTCGTCCTCGGCGGGGACGGCACCATCCTGCGCGCGGCCGAGATCGTCCGGACCGGCACGGCTCCGCTGCTCGGGGTGAACCTCGGCCATGTCGGCTTCCTCGCCGAGAGCGAGCGGGACGACCTCGATGACGCGGTCGCGCGCGCACTCGACGGCGACTACGCCGTGGAGGAGCGGATGACGCTGCACGTGCGCGTCAAGATCGACGACGCCGTCGTCTACGAGACCTGGGCGCTCAACGAGGCGACCGTCGAGAAGGGCAGCCGCGAGCGGATGCTCGAGGTGATGGTCGGCGTCGACGGCCGCCCGCTCTCCAGCTTCGGCTGCGACGGCATCGTCGTGTCGACGCCCACCGGCTCGACCGCCTACGCGTTCTCCGGCGGTGGTCCCGTCGTCTGGCCCACGCTCGAGGCGATGCTGCTCGTGCCGCTCAGTGCGCACGCCCTGTTCGCCCGCCCGCTCGTCGTGGGGCCGGACTCCAGCCTCGCCGTCGAGGTGAAGGAGCGCACCGACGGCGTCGGCGTGCTCTGGGCCGACGGCCGGCGCACCTATGAGCTGCCGCCCGGGGCGCGGGTGGTCTACCGCCGCTCGCCCGTGCCGGTGCGCTTCGCCCGCCTGCACGACGCCCCGTTCACCGATCGCCTGGTGCAGAAGTTCGGTCTCCCCATCCGCGGATGGCGGGGGTCGGCGGAGACGGAGTAG